In Rhodospirillales bacterium, a genomic segment contains:
- a CDS encoding DUF192 domain-containing protein translates to MAGALLIACGTAAAGGWWPVWRAARAEQATAEALPIARVIVQGADGEAGFNVEIASTPETRTRGLQHRRSLAAGAGMLFLFGKTQPVAMWMKDTYIPLDMLFIAADGRIVAIAENTQPQSLALIRAPEAVAAVLELNAGTARQQDIAVGDHVVFAATRRFSQ, encoded by the coding sequence TTGGCCGGGGCCTTGCTCATCGCTTGCGGAACCGCCGCCGCCGGCGGTTGGTGGCCGGTGTGGCGAGCGGCGCGGGCGGAGCAGGCGACCGCGGAGGCGCTGCCCATTGCGCGCGTCATCGTGCAGGGGGCCGACGGGGAGGCCGGCTTCAATGTCGAAATCGCGTCCACACCGGAGACGCGAACGCGGGGCCTGCAGCACCGCCGGTCCCTTGCCGCCGGCGCCGGGATGTTGTTCCTGTTCGGTAAAACCCAGCCGGTCGCCATGTGGATGAAGGATACCTATATTCCGCTCGACATGCTGTTCATTGCCGCTGATGGCCGCATCGTCGCCATCGCCGAGAACACGCAGCCGCAGTCGCTGGCATTGATTCGGGCGCCGGAGGCGGTAGCAGCGGTGCTGGAACTGAATGCCGGGACGGCGCGTCAGCAGGACATCGCTGTCGGCGACCACGTGGTCTTCGCTGCGACGCGCCGGTTCTCGCAGTAG
- a CDS encoding ABC transporter ATP-binding protein — translation MLERRSKPPFAVTMSGGCLAYGGMVLFEDLALSLPAGRWTCLLGPSGIGKTSLLRLMLGLERGNGGAGRVTCSDGGDLAGRAAYMAQRDLLLPWLTVLENVRLGERLRGDARTGQDRSDGRDRASALLDAVGLGTSAGARPDTLSGGMRQRAALARTLMEDRPVVLMDEPFSAVDAITRIRLQDLAARLLGGRTVLLVTHDPLEALRLGHVIHVLAGLPARLGAPIEPEPEVAPPRAVDDPVVLGLQGELLARLAAAHR, via the coding sequence ATGCTCGAACGTCGCTCCAAGCCGCCTTTCGCCGTGACCATGAGTGGCGGCTGCCTTGCGTACGGCGGCATGGTGCTGTTCGAGGACCTGGCGCTGAGCCTCCCGGCCGGGCGCTGGACTTGCCTGCTCGGCCCCAGCGGCATCGGCAAGACCTCGCTGTTGCGGCTCATGCTGGGCCTCGAGCGCGGCAACGGGGGCGCCGGCCGGGTCACCTGCTCCGACGGCGGCGATCTTGCCGGACGGGCGGCCTACATGGCGCAGCGGGATCTGCTGCTGCCGTGGCTGACGGTGCTGGAGAACGTGCGCCTCGGCGAACGCCTCCGCGGCGACGCGCGAACCGGCCAGGACAGGTCCGACGGCCGCGACCGGGCGTCGGCGCTGCTCGACGCGGTCGGTCTCGGAACCAGCGCCGGCGCCCGGCCCGACACCCTGTCCGGCGGCATGCGCCAGCGGGCGGCGCTGGCACGCACCCTGATGGAGGACCGCCCGGTGGTGCTGATGGACGAGCCGTTCTCCGCCGTCGACGCCATCACCCGCATCCGCCTGCAGGACCTGGCGGCGCGCCTGCTCGGCGGGCGCACGGTGTTGCTGGTGACCCACGATCCGCTGGAAGCGCTGCGCCTTGGCCATGTCATCCACGTACTGGCCGGCCTCCCCGCCCGCCTCGGCGCGCCCATCGAGCCGGAGCCGGAGGTGGCGCCGCCGCGGGCGGTCGACGATCCGGTGGTGCTGGGGCTTCAGGGCGAGTTGCTGGCCCGCCTGGCCGCTGCGCACCGATGA
- a CDS encoding SDR family NAD(P)-dependent oxidoreductase — protein MSQIAWCTGAGKGIGRATSRLLAERGWTVVASARTRSDLDSLASETASLSGNVVPYPLDVTDPEAVAAAAAEIEESVGKIDRALFIAGNHVPIAAKDFAVDPFRMLVEVNLMGVVHGLAAVLPRFIERRHGHVAVVASVSGYCGLPGAAAYGATKAALINMCEALKPELDQFAVRLTLINPGFVKTPLTDQNDFKMPFLMEVDDAARRIVDGLDARGFEVTFPRRFTYALKLLRMLPYPLQFAATRRLVRS, from the coding sequence ATGAGCCAGATCGCCTGGTGCACGGGCGCCGGCAAGGGCATCGGCCGCGCCACCAGTCGCCTTCTCGCCGAGCGTGGCTGGACCGTCGTTGCGAGCGCACGGACCCGGTCGGATCTGGACTCGCTGGCGTCCGAAACGGCCTCCTTGTCCGGAAACGTCGTGCCTTATCCGCTCGACGTCACCGATCCCGAGGCCGTGGCTGCGGCCGCGGCGGAGATCGAGGAGAGCGTTGGGAAGATCGACCGCGCCCTGTTCATCGCCGGGAACCATGTCCCAATAGCGGCCAAGGATTTTGCGGTCGATCCGTTCCGCATGCTGGTCGAAGTCAATCTGATGGGGGTCGTCCATGGCCTTGCCGCGGTCCTGCCGCGGTTCATCGAACGCCGCCACGGACACGTCGCCGTAGTCGCCTCCGTCTCCGGATATTGTGGACTGCCCGGCGCGGCAGCCTACGGGGCCACCAAGGCGGCGCTGATCAACATGTGCGAAGCGCTGAAGCCAGAGCTGGATCAGTTCGCGGTGCGCCTCACCCTGATCAATCCCGGCTTCGTCAAAACCCCGCTCACCGACCAGAACGACTTCAAGATGCCGTTTCTGATGGAGGTGGACGACGCCGCCCGGCGCATCGTCGACGGCCTCGACGCCCGCGGCTTCGAAGTGACGTTCCCGCGGCGCTTCACCTATGCCCTCAAGCTGCTCCGCATGCTGCCGTACCCCCTCCAGTTCGCCGCCACCCGCCGCCTGGTCCGGTCCTAG
- a CDS encoding FAD-dependent oxidoreductase — protein MNIIDPYATAPARVAVIGTGISGLSAAWLLHQSCDVTVYEADDRIGGHSNTVDAPGPAGPVAVDTGFIVYNPSNYPNLVALFAHLGVPTKPSDMSFGASIDDGALEYGSAALFAQKRNVLRPRFWRMLRDIVRFYREAPAFLRSCGADALTLGQYIDDRAYSHNFVHDHLLPMGAAIWSTPAADMRNYPAAAFLNFCKNHRLLELRGRPEWRTVTGGSREYVRRLTAPFVDRIRLGARVRDIRRDGRGVTVATSGDGYERYDHVVIAAHADQALAMLGDADGRERAVLGSFPYTTNVAVLHRDATLMPRRRGAWSSWNYMSGRGADGTAKVSVTYWMNRLQSLDPENPLFVTLNPYRQPDSDKTIKSFTYEHPAFDHRALQAQRQLGDIQGVRRTWFCGSYCGYGFHEDGLQAGLAVAERISGVPRPWLVPGESDRIHFLGSADARVAA, from the coding sequence ATGAATATTATAGACCCATATGCGACGGCGCCGGCCCGTGTCGCGGTAATTGGGACCGGAATATCCGGTCTGTCAGCCGCCTGGTTGCTCCATCAGAGTTGCGACGTCACCGTCTACGAGGCCGATGATCGCATCGGCGGGCACAGCAACACGGTCGATGCTCCGGGACCGGCAGGTCCGGTGGCGGTCGATACCGGGTTCATCGTTTACAACCCGTCGAACTATCCCAACCTGGTGGCCCTGTTCGCCCACCTCGGCGTCCCTACCAAGCCGAGCGACATGTCGTTTGGCGCCTCCATCGACGACGGGGCGCTGGAATACGGCAGCGCCGCCCTGTTCGCGCAGAAACGCAACGTGCTGCGGCCGCGGTTCTGGCGAATGCTTCGCGATATTGTCCGCTTCTATCGGGAAGCGCCGGCGTTCTTGCGGTCGTGCGGGGCCGACGCGTTGACGCTCGGGCAATACATCGACGATCGGGCCTATTCGCACAATTTCGTTCATGACCACCTGTTGCCGATGGGCGCCGCGATCTGGTCGACGCCGGCCGCCGACATGCGCAACTACCCGGCGGCCGCGTTCCTGAACTTTTGCAAGAACCACCGGCTGCTGGAACTGCGCGGGCGGCCGGAGTGGCGGACGGTCACCGGCGGCAGCCGCGAATATGTCCGGCGCCTGACCGCGCCCTTCGTCGATCGCATCCGGCTTGGCGCTCGCGTTCGCGACATCCGCCGCGACGGCCGAGGGGTGACCGTAGCCACTAGCGGGGATGGCTACGAGCGTTACGACCATGTGGTGATCGCAGCCCACGCCGATCAGGCGCTGGCCATGCTGGGCGACGCTGACGGCCGCGAGCGCGCCGTGCTGGGGTCCTTCCCCTACACCACCAACGTGGCCGTACTGCACCGGGACGCGACCTTGATGCCGCGCCGCCGCGGCGCATGGTCGAGTTGGAACTACATGAGCGGGCGGGGCGCCGACGGCACGGCGAAGGTGTCGGTGACCTATTGGATGAACCGGCTGCAGTCGCTGGATCCGGAAAACCCGCTTTTCGTGACCCTGAACCCCTATCGACAGCCGGACTCGGACAAGACGATCAAATCGTTCACGTATGAGCATCCGGCGTTCGATCATCGCGCCCTTCAAGCGCAGCGGCAACTCGGCGACATCCAGGGCGTGCGCCGGACGTGGTTTTGCGGTAGCTATTGCGGTTACGGGTTCCACGAGGACGGCTTGCAGGCCGGACTTGCGGTTGCGGAACGAATCAGCGGCGTGCCGCGGCCGTGGCTCGTACCGGGAGAGTCGGACCGGATTCATTTTCTGGGATCCGCGGACGCGCGGGTGGCTGCCTGA
- a CDS encoding DUF1365 domain-containing protein, which translates to MTIASALYFGDVLHQRLRPRRHRLRYRVFSIFVDLDELPELDRRNRLFSCNRFNLFSFFESDHGAGNNTGLRDWAEAQLARAGISLEGGAIRLLCFPRVLGYVFNPLSIYFCYARDGVLEAVIYEVRNTFGQHHCYLIPVEPRGTRSVHQACAKEFYVSPFNRVAGRYRFSLKPPDDTLAVVINQDDEDGPLLNAWLSGRRMPFSDRALAAAFVRYPLMTLKVIAGIHWEALRLWLKGMRMVRRPEPPVETVTVVKPLGQ; encoded by the coding sequence ATGACCATCGCCTCGGCGCTCTATTTCGGCGACGTTCTGCATCAGCGACTGAGGCCGCGTCGCCATCGCCTGCGCTATCGCGTGTTCTCCATCTTCGTGGATCTTGACGAGCTGCCGGAACTCGACCGGCGGAACCGGCTTTTCTCCTGCAATCGCTTCAACCTGTTCAGCTTTTTCGAGTCCGACCACGGCGCTGGGAACAACACCGGGCTCCGCGACTGGGCCGAGGCGCAGTTGGCGCGGGCCGGGATCAGCCTCGAAGGCGGCGCCATTCGCCTGCTCTGCTTTCCGCGGGTGCTCGGCTACGTGTTCAATCCGCTCAGCATCTATTTCTGCTACGCCCGCGACGGGGTGCTGGAGGCGGTGATCTACGAGGTACGCAACACCTTCGGACAGCATCATTGCTACTTGATCCCGGTCGAGCCGCGTGGGACGCGCTCGGTCCACCAGGCTTGCGCGAAGGAATTCTACGTCTCGCCGTTCAACCGGGTGGCTGGTCGCTACCGGTTCAGCCTGAAGCCGCCGGACGACACCCTCGCGGTGGTCATCAACCAGGACGACGAGGACGGGCCGCTGTTGAACGCGTGGCTCAGCGGCCGCCGCATGCCTTTCAGCGATCGCGCCCTCGCCGCCGCGTTCGTCCGCTATCCGCTGATGACGTTGAAGGTCATTGCCGGAATCCATTGGGAAGCCTTGAGGTTGTGGCTCAAGGGCATGCGCATGGTCCGCCGCCCGGAGCCGCCCGTGGAGACCGTCACTGTCGTCAAGCCCTTGGGACAGTAG
- a CDS encoding class I SAM-dependent methyltransferase: MVDVREHHGSDRRAWAAAWTAESLWSALLVRVARRLEIGHLHLRLPNGARYTISGASDGPRAALTVRHARAIRKLLTGGEVAFAEAYMDGDCDTPDLNALLALAQANEQALQSAAMGFAGAHWARRFRHLLRGNSRRGSRRNIAYHYDLGNDFFEVWLDPGMTYSAALFDESGLSLEQAQARKYRRLAEALDLQADHHVLEIGCGWGGFAVFAARNYGCRVTAITLSREQQAHAQNRVREAGLADLIEVRLQDYRDVHGRFDRIASIEMFEAVGEQHWPQFFITLRDRLAPGGIAGMQIITIAEDRFEDYRRAADFIQTYIFPGGMLPSPSVLKRQIERAGLAVTDHFTFGPSYAETLAHWRRAFDREWLCIAALGFNERFRRMWTFYLAYCEVGFRSGTIDVAQLQIRAG, encoded by the coding sequence ATGGTCGACGTGAGGGAACATCACGGCTCGGACCGCCGCGCCTGGGCCGCGGCGTGGACGGCTGAAAGCCTGTGGTCGGCGCTGCTGGTGCGCGTCGCGCGACGCCTGGAGATCGGGCACCTGCACCTTCGGCTGCCCAACGGCGCCCGCTACACTATCAGCGGAGCGAGCGACGGGCCGCGGGCGGCGCTGACCGTGCGTCATGCACGCGCCATCCGCAAGCTTTTGACGGGCGGCGAAGTGGCATTCGCCGAAGCCTACATGGACGGCGATTGCGACACGCCGGACCTGAACGCCCTGCTCGCCCTCGCCCAGGCCAATGAACAGGCCCTGCAGAGCGCGGCGATGGGCTTCGCCGGGGCGCACTGGGCGCGTCGCTTTCGTCACCTGTTGCGCGGCAATTCTCGGCGCGGAAGTCGGCGCAACATCGCCTACCATTACGACCTCGGCAACGACTTCTTCGAGGTGTGGCTGGATCCGGGCATGACGTATTCCGCCGCCCTGTTCGACGAGAGCGGCTTGAGCCTGGAGCAGGCGCAAGCCCGCAAGTATCGCCGGCTGGCGGAGGCGCTCGACCTTCAGGCGGATCACCATGTGCTGGAAATCGGCTGCGGCTGGGGGGGCTTCGCGGTGTTCGCGGCGCGGAACTACGGTTGCCGGGTCACCGCCATCACCCTGTCCCGCGAGCAGCAGGCTCATGCACAGAACAGGGTGCGCGAGGCCGGCCTTGCTGACCTGATCGAGGTGCGACTCCAGGATTATCGCGATGTCCATGGGCGGTTCGACCGCATCGCGTCGATCGAGATGTTCGAGGCGGTCGGCGAACAGCACTGGCCGCAGTTTTTCATCACGCTTCGCGACCGGCTGGCGCCCGGCGGCATCGCCGGGATGCAGATCATCACCATCGCCGAGGATCGCTTCGAGGACTACCGGCGCGCCGCCGACTTCATCCAGACCTACATTTTCCCGGGAGGGATGCTGCCGTCGCCAAGCGTCCTGAAGCGCCAGATCGAGCGCGCCGGTCTAGCGGTCACCGACCACTTCACGTTCGGGCCGTCGTACGCGGAGACCCTGGCGCACTGGCGCCGGGCGTTCGACAGGGAGTGGCTCTGCATCGCGGCGCTCGGCTTCAACGAGCGCTTCCGGCGCATGTGGACGTTCTATCTGGCCTATTGCGAGGTGGGGTTCCGGTCCGGCACCATCGACGTTGCGCAACTGCAGATCCGCGCCGGCTGA
- a CDS encoding ABC transporter permease, producing the protein MTGGVAVSAVARWLVLAVGLCLIWQAVVVVMDLPPYILPGPVSVAAAWIDHRAVIAGHALLTFAEILLGLVVGATLGCASAIVMAYFRPARRWLLPVLVVSQAVPVFALAPLLVLWFGYGIASKVAMATLIIYFPVTSAFHDGLRRTDPGWLDLAAAMGADRWATLRHVRLPAALPALASGLRVATAVAPIGAVVGEWVGSSAGLGYLMLHANARMQVDVMFAALLTLAAMAVALYFTMDALLRRALPWQADTDPTRT; encoded by the coding sequence ATGACGGGGGGCGTTGCGGTGAGCGCCGTCGCGAGGTGGCTGGTGCTGGCGGTCGGGCTGTGCCTGATCTGGCAGGCGGTGGTCGTGGTCATGGATCTTCCGCCCTACATCCTGCCCGGACCCGTCAGCGTCGCGGCGGCGTGGATCGACCACCGTGCCGTCATCGCGGGCCATGCGCTGTTGACGTTCGCCGAAATCTTGCTCGGCCTCGTCGTCGGCGCGACGCTCGGGTGCGCGAGCGCCATCGTCATGGCCTATTTCCGGCCTGCGCGGCGCTGGTTGCTGCCGGTGCTGGTGGTGAGCCAGGCGGTGCCGGTGTTCGCGCTGGCGCCGCTGCTGGTACTGTGGTTCGGCTACGGCATCGCCTCCAAGGTGGCGATGGCGACGCTGATCATCTACTTTCCGGTGACCAGCGCCTTCCATGACGGGCTCAGGCGGACCGATCCCGGCTGGCTCGATCTCGCCGCCGCCATGGGTGCCGACCGCTGGGCGACACTCCGCCACGTGCGGTTGCCGGCGGCGCTGCCGGCGCTGGCCTCCGGGCTGCGTGTCGCTACCGCTGTCGCCCCGATCGGCGCGGTGGTTGGCGAATGGGTCGGATCAAGCGCCGGCCTCGGCTACCTGATGCTGCACGCCAACGCCCGCATGCAGGTGGACGTGATGTTTGCCGCACTCCTCACCCTCGCGGCGATGGCGGTGGCATTGTACTTCACCATGGACGCCCTGCTGCGCCGGGCACTGCCCTGGCAAGCGGACACCGATCCCACCCGAACCTGA
- a CDS encoding ABC transporter substrate-binding protein encodes MTPSSCIAAVLAVTILMLQPYHARAADKLTLLLDWFVNPDHAPIVVARERGYFRDVGLDVEVLAPADPNDPPKLVAAGRADLCVSYQPQLHFQAAAGLPLVRVATLVATPLSALVVLADGPVQAIPDLKGRKVGFSVGGFEDAILGAMLRHHGLDLDAVGLVNVNFSLSPALIAGQVDAVIGAYRNFELNQMDIVGRPGRAFFPEEHGVPAYDELIVEVHRDRLLDPRIARFVAALERAVQAVINHPNDSWQAFIAAHPDLDDDLNRRAWRDTLPRFALRPAALDHGRYQRFAAFLKDSGLIDDVPPLETYAVELQR; translated from the coding sequence ATGACTCCGTCTTCGTGTATCGCTGCAGTGCTCGCCGTCACTATCTTGATGTTGCAGCCATACCATGCCCGTGCGGCGGACAAGCTGACGTTGCTGCTAGACTGGTTCGTAAACCCCGATCATGCGCCCATCGTGGTCGCCCGCGAGCGGGGGTACTTCCGCGACGTCGGCCTGGATGTGGAGGTGCTTGCGCCGGCCGATCCCAACGATCCGCCGAAGCTTGTCGCCGCCGGTCGCGCCGACCTCTGCGTCTCCTATCAGCCGCAGCTCCATTTCCAGGCCGCCGCGGGCTTGCCGCTGGTGCGCGTCGCCACCCTCGTCGCCACCCCGCTCAGCGCCCTGGTGGTTCTGGCGGACGGACCGGTGCAGGCGATCCCTGATCTCAAGGGTCGCAAGGTCGGGTTCTCCGTGGGCGGCTTCGAGGATGCGATCCTCGGCGCCATGCTGCGCCACCACGGCCTCGATCTCGACGCCGTGGGCCTAGTCAACGTCAACTTCTCGCTGTCGCCGGCGCTGATCGCCGGACAGGTCGACGCGGTCATCGGCGCCTACCGCAACTTCGAGCTCAACCAGATGGACATCGTCGGCCGTCCCGGCCGGGCGTTCTTTCCGGAAGAGCACGGCGTTCCGGCCTATGACGAACTGATCGTGGAGGTCCACCGGGACCGCCTCCTCGACCCCCGCATCGCCCGCTTCGTCGCCGCCCTCGAGCGCGCCGTGCAGGCGGTGATCAACCATCCGAACGACAGTTGGCAGGCGTTCATCGCCGCCCATCCCGACCTCGACGACGACCTCAACCGGCGCGCCTGGCGCGACACTCTGCCCCGCTTCGCCCTGCGTCCGGCTGCCCTCGACCACGGCCGCTACCAGCGCTTCGCAGCGTTCCTCAAGGACAGCGGGCTGATCGACGACGTCCCGCCCCTGGAGACGTACGCCGTCGAGTTGCAGCGCTGA
- a CDS encoding SDR family oxidoreductase, whose amino-acid sequence MTAPILVFGATGGIGEALTRRLIAANQPVFLSARDQQRLAALAGEVGAPHAAADILDEAALGSVVQRAAEEGALGGLAFCVGSIVVKPLHNASAADFLEAFRLNVLGPALAVKAAGASLKQGRGSVVLFSSVAVGQGFTHHSVISAAKGGVEGLVRALAAELAPEVRVNAVAPSLTRTPLAAPFTRSDAMARGIAQLHALARLGEADDIAAAAAFLLSPDSGWVTGQVIGVDGGRSRVRTKG is encoded by the coding sequence ATGACAGCACCCATCCTCGTCTTCGGCGCGACCGGTGGCATCGGCGAGGCGCTGACGCGTCGACTCATCGCCGCGAATCAGCCGGTGTTCCTCAGCGCCCGCGACCAACAGCGGCTGGCCGCGCTGGCCGGCGAGGTCGGAGCGCCGCACGCGGCCGCCGACATCTTGGACGAAGCAGCGCTGGGTTCCGTGGTCCAGCGGGCAGCGGAGGAGGGCGCCCTCGGCGGCCTCGCCTTTTGCGTCGGGTCGATCGTCGTGAAGCCGTTGCATAACGCGTCCGCGGCGGACTTCCTGGAGGCTTTCCGCTTGAACGTGCTCGGTCCGGCGCTTGCTGTGAAGGCCGCCGGCGCGTCCCTGAAGCAAGGGCGCGGGTCCGTGGTCCTATTTTCGTCGGTGGCGGTCGGCCAGGGCTTCACCCATCACTCGGTCATCTCCGCCGCCAAGGGCGGCGTTGAGGGCCTGGTGCGTGCGCTCGCGGCGGAGTTGGCGCCGGAGGTCCGGGTAAATGCGGTCGCGCCAAGCCTGACCCGGACGCCGCTCGCCGCCCCGTTCACCCGCAGCGACGCCATGGCCCGTGGCATCGCCCAACTGCACGCACTGGCGCGTCTCGGCGAGGCGGACGACATCGCCGCCGCCGCAGCGTTCCTGCTGAGCCCCGACAGCGGCTGGGTCACCGGTCAGGTCATCGGCGTCGACGGCGGCCGCAGCCGGGTCCGCACCAAAGGCTAG